In the Deltaproteobacteria bacterium genome, one interval contains:
- a CDS encoding PaaI family thioesterase, producing the protein MIREIENIFLDFPGYGCFACDPRNKLGLRLKFFADEENGDVFTKITPEKHLEGFPGILHGGIQCALVDEVAFWTMFDRHRKIALTTKIDMEFLRPVGTSGELIVRGRIVEEKERSVGVVVNILNENDKVCTRSRVDYIIPRREITCKIMGKERFTGKFQQYLED; encoded by the coding sequence ATGATTCGAGAGATTGAAAATATTTTCCTTGATTTCCCCGGGTACGGATGTTTCGCCTGCGATCCGAGGAATAAACTCGGGCTCCGCCTGAAGTTTTTCGCGGACGAGGAAAACGGGGACGTTTTTACCAAAATAACCCCCGAGAAGCACCTGGAGGGGTTTCCTGGCATTCTTCACGGCGGGATACAGTGCGCCCTTGTCGACGAGGTCGCTTTCTGGACGATGTTCGACAGGCACAGGAAAATTGCCCTTACCACCAAAATAGATATGGAATTTCTGAGGCCCGTCGGCACTTCGGGGGAATTGATCGTAAGGGGCAGGATAGTCGAGGAGAAAGAGCGGAGTGTGGGGGTGGTGGTCAATATACTCAACGAAAATGATAAGGTTTGCACCAGAAGCAGGGTAGATTATATTATTCCCAGGAGAGAGATAACCTGCAAAATTATGGGAAAAGAGAGATTCACCGGAAAATTTCAACAGTATCTGGAAGATTGA
- a CDS encoding glutathione S-transferase family protein, with protein MLTLYDHPLSGNCYKVRLALAQLAVEYKREYLDIFEGAQHGGDYHRLNPNRKIPVLIDGEFNIWESNAILLYLGKKYSPNPLYPEDLETFGAMCQWLFFGKTSIDPNLAVARYLLRFASPEQRDERDLNKVQSQGKAALQVLDSHLEHNDFLAGAYTIADIACYPYVKTAHQGGVDLSPYPSVILWRDRMESQPGYISMEE; from the coding sequence ATGTTGACGCTATACGACCATCCCCTTTCGGGAAATTGCTACAAGGTAAGGCTGGCTCTGGCCCAGCTAGCAGTCGAATATAAAAGGGAATATCTCGATATATTCGAGGGGGCGCAGCACGGCGGCGATTATCACAGGCTGAACCCTAACAGAAAGATTCCGGTTTTGATAGACGGGGAATTCAATATATGGGAATCAAACGCTATTCTTCTCTATCTGGGAAAAAAGTATTCACCCAATCCGCTTTATCCCGAAGACCTCGAAACGTTCGGAGCGATGTGCCAGTGGCTTTTTTTCGGGAAAACGTCTATCGATCCCAATCTTGCAGTCGCCAGATATCTTCTGCGTTTCGCAAGCCCGGAGCAGAGGGACGAAAGAGACCTGAATAAAGTACAGAGTCAGGGGAAAGCGGCTCTTCAGGTTCTTGACAGCCACCTGGAACATAACGATTTTCTCGCGGGAGCTTATACAATTGCCGATATAGCCTGCTACCCCTACGTGAAAACGGCTCATCAGGGGGGAGTTGACCTTTCTCCTTACCCGAGCGTAATACTCTGGCGCGACCGCATGGAATCTCAACCCGGATATATTTCGATGGAGGAGTAA
- the proB gene encoding glutamate 5-kinase — translation MKKSDRKSIIPKVKRVIVKIGSSVLTDRKGYLSGSAFKLLAGGISEIKSRGIEVVVVSSGAIASGMKKLEINKKPTEISMKQAIAACGQSTLIWKYERAFSAHGQIVAQILITHDGLADRKRFLNARKTLITLLNMGIIPIINENDTVAVEEIMLGDNDNLAALVTSLIEADLLIMLTDIEGLYSKDPRNNHDAEFISLIDQIGDEIESVAGDTLGSTTTGGMKTKIQAARTAAAFGVPTIIANGKSGTTLTEIFDGKEVGTLFLPAKKSLSGRKHWIAFTLKSAGKIVIDSGAKKAIASGGKSLLPSGIKDVRGRFGIGDSVTCVDESGTEVARGLSCYGSDEIKKIMGRSTRDVESILGYKYSDEVIHRDDLAVITK, via the coding sequence ATGAAAAAGTCGGATAGAAAATCAATAATCCCGAAGGTAAAGCGCGTAATAGTCAAGATCGGGAGCAGCGTGCTTACGGACAGGAAGGGATATTTGTCAGGGAGCGCTTTCAAGCTCCTCGCGGGGGGAATTTCCGAAATCAAATCAAGGGGCATCGAGGTGGTGGTGGTTTCCTCGGGGGCAATCGCTTCGGGCATGAAGAAACTCGAGATCAATAAGAAGCCGACCGAGATATCGATGAAGCAGGCGATAGCCGCGTGCGGCCAGAGCACTCTCATCTGGAAGTACGAGAGGGCGTTTTCCGCTCACGGGCAGATTGTCGCGCAGATACTTATCACCCATGACGGGCTTGCGGACAGAAAAAGATTCCTGAACGCCCGCAAAACCCTTATTACTCTTCTCAATATGGGAATAATCCCGATTATAAATGAAAATGACACGGTTGCCGTTGAGGAAATCATGCTCGGTGATAATGATAATCTGGCCGCGCTCGTAACTTCGCTTATAGAGGCAGATCTGCTTATCATGCTTACCGATATAGAGGGGCTTTACAGCAAGGACCCCAGAAATAACCATGACGCCGAATTCATATCGCTGATCGATCAGATCGGGGATGAGATAGAGTCCGTGGCCGGGGACACGCTCGGCAGCACCACGACCGGGGGGATGAAGACCAAAATACAGGCCGCGAGAACCGCGGCCGCTTTCGGGGTTCCTACGATCATAGCCAACGGTAAGTCGGGAACTACCCTTACGGAAATATTCGACGGGAAAGAAGTTGGGACGCTTTTCCTCCCCGCCAAAAAGAGCCTGAGCGGAAGGAAACACTGGATAGCTTTTACATTAAAATCCGCGGGGAAAATCGTAATAGACAGCGGCGCAAAGAAAGCCATCGCCTCCGGGGGAAAGAGCCTTCTTCCCTCGGGCATCAAGGACGTAAGAGGCAGGTTCGGGATAGGGGACTCTGTAACATGCGTCGACGAGAGCGGGACCGAGGTGGCCAGAGGGCTATCATGTTACGGCTCGGACGAGATAAAGAAGATTATGGGCCGCAGCACCAGGGACGTGGAAAGCATTCTCGGATACAAGTACAGCGACGAGGTTATTCATCGGGACGACCTGGCCGTTATCACGAAATAA
- the mltG gene encoding endolytic transglycosylase MltG: protein MGFTKLRAVLAIFFVVLILAGAGLLGVFYYVNNVPSVRETTVIDILKGEGLRKISTRLEEAGLIIDDRLFILYVASRGWQNSLRAGEYEFKEGSTLSEVAEKIAKGDVLIHRVTIPEGLTAREIAYLLDEKKVLDGGEFLRAIDNNKELLRMLPGRPLTGFEGYLFPDTYRYTKAVTPEEFILMMINRFNKVYGSLTDMRDGVNLTDNEIITLASIIEKETGAASERPLISAVFHNRLRMGMRLESDPTVIYGMGEDFDGNLTRRDLRTETRYNTYINSGLPPGPIANPGKDSIIAALNPADADYIYFVSRGDGTHKFSTNYSDHQKAVFEYQK, encoded by the coding sequence ATGGGTTTCACTAAGCTTCGTGCCGTTCTGGCAATCTTTTTCGTAGTTCTTATTCTGGCGGGGGCGGGCCTCCTGGGGGTTTTCTACTATGTAAATAATGTCCCTTCTGTTCGTGAGACCACCGTGATCGATATATTAAAAGGGGAGGGCCTCAGGAAAATATCTACCAGGCTCGAGGAGGCGGGGCTTATAATTGACGACCGTCTGTTCATCCTCTATGTGGCGAGCAGGGGGTGGCAGAACAGCTTGAGAGCCGGCGAATATGAGTTTAAAGAAGGCTCGACACTGTCGGAGGTTGCCGAGAAAATCGCAAAGGGGGATGTGTTGATTCACAGAGTCACCATCCCGGAGGGCCTGACGGCAAGGGAAATAGCCTATCTCCTGGACGAAAAAAAAGTCCTCGACGGAGGGGAATTTCTCAGGGCGATTGACAATAATAAAGAGCTCCTCCGCATGCTCCCGGGGAGGCCGCTAACCGGCTTTGAAGGTTATCTCTTCCCGGATACGTATAGATATACGAAGGCTGTTACGCCTGAAGAATTTATCCTCATGATGATAAACAGGTTCAATAAGGTCTACGGTTCGCTCACTGATATGAGGGACGGCGTGAATCTCACCGATAACGAGATAATTACGCTTGCTTCGATAATCGAGAAGGAAACCGGGGCCGCTTCCGAGCGTCCCCTTATATCGGCCGTTTTCCACAACCGCCTCAGGATGGGAATGAGGCTTGAGAGCGATCCTACCGTGATATACGGAATGGGAGAGGACTTTGACGGGAACCTTACTAGGCGGGATCTGCGTACGGAGACAAGATATAATACTTACATCAACAGCGGCCTCCCGCCCGGCCCAATAGCCAACCCCGGAAAGGATTCTATAATCGCGGCGCTGAATCCCGCGGACGCGGACTATATTTACTTTGTGTCCAGGGGCGACGGGACGCATAAATTCTCAACTAACTATAGCGACCATCAGAAGGCCGTCTTCGAGTATCAAAAATGA
- a CDS encoding vWA domain-containing protein, whose translation MLGDQNQEVPDDEGKKESEQDQDQLSEARKTFFQALKELKENIQKESDMAPPEDMNIPSDPEGQASDDGRRRDDQKPPQTSKVYASKSPDPGDEEDYWIGGKRNLESADNVKVIMKVLEGNIQKSIALRAPHPGGLPRKWKRMSYFDEIEDVDPYEAMFWSEHTTPTLPRVHKREKEMMGGEIAILRDVSTSMMGVYSEWSSSVVRGVIELARSKRMRVGYVEFNHRSYKYKRNSKFFTRDYQWMLELASKTECSGNTNYEDALKDALTEFRGRGLRNKHILFITDGIPTSGDCDVITERIRAKKLGVCIHSIFIGSKNYPRILQKISGETSGTQFIATRRKDGTIRIERRDKKLLPPPSEEKGQVDPFSKVFA comes from the coding sequence ATGCTGGGGGACCAGAACCAGGAAGTCCCCGATGACGAGGGTAAAAAAGAGTCCGAGCAGGATCAGGACCAGCTTTCAGAAGCCCGCAAGACCTTCTTCCAGGCCCTAAAAGAACTCAAGGAAAACATCCAGAAGGAAAGTGATATGGCTCCGCCGGAGGACATGAATATTCCTTCTGATCCCGAAGGGCAGGCTTCGGATGACGGGCGGAGAAGGGACGACCAGAAACCACCCCAGACAAGTAAAGTATATGCCAGCAAATCCCCCGATCCGGGAGACGAAGAGGACTACTGGATCGGAGGCAAGAGAAACCTCGAGTCCGCCGATAACGTAAAAGTGATCATGAAGGTTCTTGAGGGAAATATTCAAAAAAGCATTGCGCTCAGGGCGCCGCATCCCGGAGGCTTACCAAGAAAGTGGAAGAGAATGAGCTATTTCGACGAGATCGAAGATGTGGATCCTTACGAGGCGATGTTCTGGAGCGAGCACACCACACCGACGCTCCCGAGAGTACACAAGCGCGAGAAAGAGATGATGGGAGGGGAGATAGCGATACTGAGGGACGTGAGCACCTCCATGATGGGAGTGTACAGCGAATGGTCTTCCTCGGTCGTGAGGGGTGTAATAGAGCTCGCGAGGTCCAAGAGAATGCGGGTGGGGTACGTGGAATTCAACCACCGCTCCTATAAGTACAAAAGAAACTCCAAATTCTTCACCAGGGATTACCAGTGGATGCTGGAGCTCGCGTCCAAGACCGAATGCTCGGGTAATACGAACTACGAAGACGCGCTTAAAGACGCGCTCACGGAGTTCAGGGGAAGGGGGCTCAGAAACAAGCACATTCTTTTTATCACCGACGGAATTCCGACTTCGGGAGACTGTGACGTGATAACGGAGAGAATAAGGGCGAAAAAACTGGGGGTATGCATTCACTCCATATTCATAGGCTCCAAAAACTACCCGAGGATTCTGCAGAAGATTTCCGGGGAAACCAGCGGCACCCAGTTCATAGCGACACGGAGAAAAGACGGAACCATCAGGATTGAAAGAAGAGACAAAAAGTTACTGCCTCCCCCGTCTGAGGAGAAAGGGCAGGTCGATCCTTTCAGCAAGGTTTTCGCCTAG
- a CDS encoding MoxR family ATPase, which produces MTSQNPFVALREEMDKLVIGHDEVKMSLLLGVIAREHIYVEGPPGTAKTMLAEIISGAAQLNFFFYQLHRDTRLSELVGDLVISKDLTETGEVIKQKVVKGGILTAEVCLLDDISRAPGESLNILLRILNERKFFDEQIPLLTAIATSNPTADEYYNEPLDPANLDRFVLQIKSQGLSYGKKWEEAKEVIKLYTDQPFEYEVPVRVSKEVFDKYYARLGKVEIPGEVQEGLANFVATLIEDYGCDETNSLISDRTFFVKSLKIMRAHALLQDRDVCTIEDLNALKYMTAFRVPEEVFLQLDQILEDLTTKKKKTGTGGAN; this is translated from the coding sequence ATGACATCACAAAATCCATTCGTAGCGCTTAGAGAAGAAATGGATAAGCTGGTTATCGGCCATGATGAAGTAAAAATGTCGTTGCTTCTCGGAGTAATTGCAAGAGAGCACATATATGTCGAAGGCCCTCCCGGAACGGCGAAAACCATGCTTGCTGAAATCATATCAGGAGCCGCACAGCTTAATTTCTTTTTCTATCAGCTCCATAGAGATACGAGACTATCTGAATTAGTAGGAGACCTGGTTATATCAAAGGATTTAACGGAAACCGGGGAAGTGATTAAGCAAAAAGTAGTCAAAGGCGGGATATTGACCGCCGAGGTCTGCCTATTGGACGATATATCGAGAGCCCCCGGAGAATCGCTTAACATACTACTCAGAATACTTAACGAAAGGAAATTTTTTGACGAACAAATACCCCTTTTAACCGCAATAGCTACCAGCAATCCTACGGCTGACGAGTACTATAACGAGCCGCTCGACCCCGCGAACCTGGACAGGTTTGTCCTCCAGATCAAATCACAGGGCCTCTCCTACGGCAAGAAGTGGGAAGAGGCCAAGGAAGTAATCAAGCTCTACACGGACCAACCGTTCGAATACGAAGTGCCCGTAAGGGTAAGTAAGGAAGTGTTCGATAAATACTACGCGAGGCTTGGTAAAGTAGAAATTCCCGGCGAGGTTCAGGAAGGTCTCGCTAATTTCGTAGCGACCCTTATTGAGGACTACGGATGCGACGAGACCAACTCACTTATCTCCGACAGAACGTTCTTCGTAAAATCACTCAAGATCATGAGAGCGCACGCGCTTCTTCAGGACAGGGATGTTTGCACAATAGAGGACCTGAACGCTCTTAAATACATGACCGCTTTCCGGGTCCCTGAAGAGGTTTTCCTCCAGCTGGACCAGATTCTGGAGGATCTGACGACCAAAAAAAAAAAGACAGGGACAGGGGGAGCGAACTAG
- a CDS encoding sodium:alanine symporter family protein — translation MQTEITQYLSYLSGVVWGIPLIALLLGTGVYLTIMLRGIQFRALIPALKLALVDRDADREEQGDISHFQALMTALSATVGVGNIAGVATAIAVGGPGALFWMWVTGLVGMATKYSEAVLAVKYREVDKFGTMSGGPMYYISKGLGLKWLGMLFAIFAAIAAFGIGNMVQSNSVADALQSAFGLPVWITGIVLCAATGLVILGGIKSIARTTSAIVPFMIVFYLIGALLTLAVYWKSIPEAFYLIFYHAFTPTAAAGGFIGATLGQTLRMGVARGIFSNESGLGSSPIAAAAARTKNPVGQALVSMTQTFIDTIVICTITGVVIIASGLWTDGETGAALSALAFESAIPGQVGADVVAISLAFFAYSTLLGWSYYGEKAIEYIFKEGAVKPYRLVFTLVVFVGAVVKLDLVWTFADIMNGLMALPNLIGLLGLSRIVVDETKKYLHIEVAREKYVSR, via the coding sequence ATGCAGACGGAAATCACGCAATATCTTTCGTACCTGAGCGGAGTAGTGTGGGGCATCCCGCTGATAGCGCTCCTTCTCGGCACAGGCGTCTATCTCACGATAATGCTCAGGGGAATACAGTTCCGCGCCCTAATCCCGGCATTAAAGCTCGCCCTTGTCGACAGAGACGCGGACCGCGAGGAGCAGGGCGATATATCCCACTTCCAGGCTTTGATGACCGCGCTCTCGGCAACCGTCGGCGTAGGTAATATAGCTGGTGTGGCAACCGCGATCGCCGTGGGCGGGCCGGGCGCGCTTTTCTGGATGTGGGTGACGGGGCTTGTGGGAATGGCGACCAAATACTCCGAAGCCGTGCTTGCCGTCAAGTACAGGGAAGTGGACAAATTCGGGACCATGAGCGGCGGGCCCATGTATTACATTTCAAAAGGTCTCGGGCTTAAATGGCTCGGCATGCTGTTTGCCATATTCGCGGCCATAGCCGCCTTCGGTATCGGCAATATGGTTCAGTCCAATTCCGTGGCGGACGCCCTTCAAAGCGCTTTCGGCCTGCCGGTATGGATTACCGGTATCGTTCTTTGCGCGGCGACGGGGCTCGTCATCCTGGGCGGCATAAAAAGTATAGCGAGAACGACAAGCGCGATTGTCCCTTTCATGATAGTTTTCTATCTTATAGGGGCCTTACTGACTCTCGCGGTTTACTGGAAGAGTATCCCTGAGGCTTTTTACCTGATTTTTTACCATGCTTTTACCCCTACCGCGGCAGCGGGTGGTTTTATAGGGGCCACCCTGGGCCAGACGCTGCGAATGGGGGTGGCACGGGGTATATTCTCAAACGAATCCGGGCTTGGGAGCTCTCCGATAGCAGCGGCAGCTGCCCGGACCAAAAACCCGGTCGGGCAGGCACTCGTCTCGATGACCCAGACGTTTATAGACACGATTGTCATATGCACGATCACGGGTGTGGTTATCATAGCGAGCGGATTGTGGACAGACGGCGAGACGGGAGCCGCGCTCTCGGCGCTGGCTTTTGAAAGCGCCATACCCGGGCAGGTCGGCGCCGATGTGGTCGCTATAAGTCTCGCGTTCTTCGCCTACTCGACGCTGCTCGGATGGAGCTATTACGGGGAGAAAGCGATAGAGTATATTTTTAAAGAGGGAGCCGTAAAGCCCTACAGGCTGGTATTCACACTCGTTGTTTTTGTCGGCGCCGTCGTCAAGCTCGATCTTGTCTGGACATTCGCGGACATTATGAACGGACTCATGGCGCTCCCTAATTTGATCGGTCTATTGGGGCTTTCGAGGATAGTCGTTGACGAAACCAAAAAGTATCTGCATATCGAGGTCGCAAGAGAAAAATATGTGTCGCGATAA
- a CDS encoding inositol monophosphatase: MKDPLLKLPAEERKALKRTMEITGRAGKKLIESFRKEDPVERGTVKEVKSAYDLVADRIIRDSIEKYFGTHSYVTEETGFIDKGSDYLWIIDPLDGTSNFADQNPMFAVSVALWKSGEPVLAVIEAPMMHERFVAVRNYGAYHYDLLRKKTEKAGVSDVSRASSAYGVYCEGGVKNKKESLKLLGKYYLQLRDTKKLGSAALELASVGMGRAESYMTTKISLWDIAAGVLFVTEAGGDILHFDGTPYEWKEFKQNRRFDLLATNGKLSIKLL, translated from the coding sequence ATGAAAGACCCACTTTTGAAATTACCCGCCGAAGAGAGAAAGGCGCTAAAGCGGACAATGGAGATTACGGGCAGAGCGGGAAAGAAACTCATAGAAAGCTTCAGAAAGGAGGACCCGGTGGAGCGCGGCACCGTAAAAGAAGTAAAGAGCGCATACGATCTGGTGGCAGACAGGATTATCAGAGACTCGATAGAAAAATACTTCGGGACACACTCCTACGTCACCGAGGAAACGGGCTTTATAGATAAAGGCTCCGATTACCTCTGGATAATCGACCCCCTTGACGGAACGAGCAATTTTGCCGACCAGAACCCGATGTTCGCGGTCTCCGTTGCCCTCTGGAAAAGTGGTGAGCCTGTTTTGGCGGTCATAGAAGCTCCAATGATGCATGAAAGGTTCGTAGCTGTAAGAAACTACGGGGCTTATCATTACGACCTGCTCAGAAAAAAAACCGAAAAGGCGGGGGTATCGGATGTGAGCAGGGCAAGCAGCGCTTACGGGGTCTACTGCGAGGGAGGAGTCAAAAACAAGAAGGAGTCCCTAAAGCTGCTCGGCAAATACTATCTTCAGCTCAGGGACACGAAAAAACTGGGATCCGCCGCGCTCGAGCTCGCCTCAGTGGGAATGGGGAGAGCCGAGAGCTATATGACTACAAAGATTTCCCTCTGGGATATCGCAGCCGGCGTTCTCTTTGTCACAGAAGCGGGAGGCGATATTCTTCACTTTGACGGGACTCCCTACGAGTGGAAGGAATTTAAACAGAACCGAAGATTCGACCTTCTGGCGACAAACGGAAAACTAAGTATTAAATTGCTGTGA
- a CDS encoding IPTL-CTERM sorting domain-containing protein, with translation MVKLSDKIYIQFQKVMLLLLLFSVTVVPLAQGQTIFGSDLDTDNLLDISTLSGAGAIVGSFGFEIVEGLACDIDTITLYGVDFATDQLITINTDTGAGTAVGAIGFTNVFGLAFDPDRNILYGSEIVNDQLLIINTDTGAGIIVGAIGFGNVRALAFDSITNTLYGVDLSTDQLITINTNTGAGTAVGAIGFDEVAGLTFDAETNTLYGSDNDTDQLISINTDTGEGTVIGEIGFEVVNALASCNPRIISTNIPSLSEWGLAVMTVVLGIIGILALRGRKTIA, from the coding sequence ATGGTTAAACTCTCTGATAAAATTTATATTCAATTCCAAAAAGTGATGTTATTGTTGTTGCTATTTTCTGTGACAGTTGTGCCTCTAGCTCAAGGCCAGACAATTTTTGGTTCAGACCTTGATACTGATAATCTCCTCGACATCAGCACGTTATCAGGGGCTGGTGCTATTGTAGGCAGCTTTGGGTTTGAAATCGTAGAAGGACTCGCTTGTGATATTGATACAATTACCCTGTATGGTGTTGATTTCGCAACGGATCAGCTTATAACGATCAACACGGATACAGGAGCGGGTACGGCAGTCGGTGCCATAGGCTTTACCAACGTATTCGGTTTGGCATTCGATCCTGATAGAAACATTCTTTATGGTTCGGAAATTGTCAATGACCAGCTATTAATAATCAACACGGATACAGGGGCGGGCATTATTGTCGGAGCAATAGGGTTTGGAAATGTACGCGCGCTTGCGTTTGATAGCATCACTAATACCCTTTATGGTGTAGATTTGTCCACAGATCAACTCATTACGATCAACACGAATACAGGAGCGGGTACGGCAGTCGGTGCCATAGGTTTCGATGAGGTAGCCGGATTGACTTTTGATGCCGAAACAAACACCCTGTACGGTTCTGATAATGACACAGACCAATTAATAAGCATCAACACCGATACCGGCGAAGGTACCGTAATAGGTGAGATAGGATTTGAAGTCGTCAATGCACTAGCCTCCTGCAATCCTCGAATTATTAGTACTAATATCCCATCCCTTTCCGAGTGGGGCCTTGCAGTCATGACGGTTGTATTGGGGATAATAGGTATACTGGCTTTACGAGGAAGAAAGACAATAGCTTGA
- a CDS encoding HAD-IIIA family hydrolase, translating to MSSKAVFLDRDKTILLPHGGEKYIYRVEDFYIPEDYITALRELSNNNFHLFVVTNQGRIAKGHLTENDVEELHHCLDLILKYNGVYITKYEYCPHNPRGTLYPYNVVCDCRKPKTGMIDLIRGSYEINTSLSWMVGDSDVDMAAGKNAGLRTVQVLTGSDERSLHADFVERDLTGATDRIISEQNSPEK from the coding sequence ATGAGTTCTAAAGCCGTATTTCTGGACAGAGACAAAACCATACTGCTCCCTCACGGGGGAGAGAAATATATCTACAGGGTGGAGGACTTCTATATCCCCGAAGACTACATTACAGCGCTCAGGGAATTGTCGAATAATAACTTTCATCTCTTCGTCGTAACCAACCAGGGGAGAATAGCAAAAGGGCATCTAACGGAAAATGATGTCGAGGAGCTTCATCACTGTCTCGATTTAATACTGAAGTATAACGGCGTTTACATAACGAAATACGAGTACTGCCCGCACAATCCCCGCGGGACGCTATACCCTTACAATGTTGTATGCGACTGCAGAAAACCCAAAACCGGCATGATCGACCTCATCCGCGGTTCCTATGAGATAAATACGTCTCTTTCCTGGATGGTAGGTGATTCCGATGTCGATATGGCGGCGGGTAAAAACGCGGGCCTCAGGACCGTTCAGGTACTGACCGGCTCCGACGAGCGCTCGCTGCACGCGGATTTCGTCGAAAGAGATCTTACAGGAGCCACAGACCGAATAATAAGTGAACAGAATTCTCCTGAGAAATAG
- a CDS encoding site-2 protease family protein, giving the protein MKWSWKLGEFAGIGVYMHATFILIIAWVVLIHWRQGHGLSTIISAIIFVLAIFLCVVLHEFGHALTAKRYGIKTRDITLLPIGGVARLERMPDDPMQEFWVALAGPAVTLVIAALLYLWLQLTSGLVPLDELTVTEGSFAERLMLVNIFLLVFNLIPAFPMDGGRVLRALLALRGDYVRATQTAAVIGQGIALIFGFIGLFTNPFLIFIALFVWIGAAQEASMIKIRSALGGIPVSRAMLTDYKTVSPGDTLKRLADLTMAGSQQDFPVVEGGRVTGIVSHGDLIKGLSEKGHTATAGEIMRREFQVVDPSEMLEMAFGRLQAGDLFTMPVVRNGMLVGLLTMDNVGEFMRIQGAVSGSGTRGKS; this is encoded by the coding sequence ATGAAGTGGTCCTGGAAGCTGGGAGAGTTCGCGGGCATAGGCGTTTACATGCACGCGACTTTTATTCTCATTATAGCCTGGGTAGTGCTTATACACTGGAGGCAGGGGCACGGCCTGTCTACTATAATTTCGGCTATTATTTTTGTTCTGGCTATTTTTCTGTGCGTCGTGCTACATGAGTTCGGACATGCCCTTACGGCGAAAAGATACGGAATAAAGACCCGCGATATAACTCTTCTTCCCATAGGCGGGGTCGCCCGCCTCGAGCGCATGCCTGATGACCCGATGCAGGAATTCTGGGTCGCGCTTGCGGGGCCCGCCGTAACCCTGGTTATCGCAGCCCTTTTATATCTCTGGCTTCAGTTGACGAGCGGATTAGTGCCTCTGGACGAGCTTACCGTAACCGAGGGTTCTTTCGCCGAGCGTCTTATGCTGGTTAACATATTCCTTCTTGTATTTAACTTGATTCCGGCTTTTCCCATGGACGGGGGACGGGTGCTGAGAGCGCTTCTCGCGCTTCGCGGGGATTACGTCAGAGCCACTCAGACGGCAGCTGTAATAGGGCAGGGTATAGCTCTTATATTCGGATTTATAGGTCTTTTCACAAACCCGTTCCTGATATTCATCGCGCTTTTCGTGTGGATAGGCGCCGCTCAGGAGGCGAGCATGATAAAGATCAGGTCGGCGCTGGGCGGGATCCCGGTATCGAGAGCGATGCTGACCGATTACAAAACCGTCTCTCCCGGAGACACTCTCAAGCGTCTGGCGGATCTGACAATGGCGGGTTCACAGCAGGACTTCCCCGTTGTCGAGGGCGGCAGGGTGACAGGGATAGTTTCGCACGGAGACCTCATCAAAGGGTTGTCGGAAAAGGGGCATACCGCGACCGCGGGCGAGATAATGCGCCGTGAGTTCCAGGTTGTCGATCCTTCCGAGATGCTTGAGATGGCGTTTGGGCGTCTTCAGGCAGGCGATCTGTTTACTATGCCTGTGGTCCGTAACGGGATGCTGGTCGGTCTCCTGACAATGGACAACGTGGGTGAATTTATGAGGATACAAGGGGCCGTATCGGGCTCCGGGACGCGCGGAAAATCCTGA